One genomic window of Campylobacter fetus subsp. fetus includes the following:
- the hyfE gene encoding hydrogenase 4 membrane subunit has translation MEILIILMMILSLLVFGFRSYKLSIISYVLEAIALVCVFLFLANEYKANELFSWAIIAFFIKVIAVPLILFTLVKKLGVTHEVEPVGGFLVSPLIAFAFSIGSAMLIAPIFMEFSLIKNETALIGGIFIFMVGIFGFILRNSFVKQILSYCLFENGIHLSLALTAYNSHALVELGILSDAVFAIIIMSILAFAYYKIYGTLDTSIAASLKG, from the coding sequence ATGGAAATTTTAATAATTTTAATGATGATTTTAAGTCTTTTGGTATTTGGTTTTAGAAGTTATAAATTAAGCATTATAAGCTACGTTTTAGAAGCTATAGCACTAGTTTGCGTGTTTTTGTTTTTAGCAAACGAATACAAAGCAAATGAACTGTTTTCATGGGCGATAATCGCATTTTTTATAAAAGTTATAGCAGTTCCGCTCATTCTCTTTACTCTAGTAAAAAAGCTTGGGGTTACTCACGAAGTTGAGCCCGTAGGCGGATTTTTGGTTTCACCGCTGATCGCATTTGCTTTTTCTATAGGATCGGCTATGCTGATAGCTCCTATATTTATGGAGTTTTCACTTATCAAAAACGAAACTGCTTTGATAGGCGGAATTTTTATATTTATGGTAGGAATATTTGGATTTATACTTAGAAATTCATTTGTAAAGCAAATTTTATCTTACTGTTTATTTGAAAACGGTATTCATCTAAGTCTAGCTCTCACAGCTTATAATTCCCACGCTTTAGTTGAGCTTGGCATTCTTAGCGACGCTGTTTTTGCCATCATCATAATGAGTATTTTAGCATTTGCTTACTATAAAATTTACGGCACTCTTGATACAAGTATAGCTGCTAGTTTAAAAGGTTAA
- a CDS encoding 4Fe-4S dicluster domain-containing protein produces MSKKHKFVICNPELCIGCKACMKACGKEAYKRGKLAKPRLDVIKMTNGVMPNQCRQCDDAPCALVCPSSALRNENGYVEMHEQLCIGCALCVNACPYGAIHLDSLEIPSNGSNLDEMDVCGDGFMSVAIKCDICDGGNEGSACVEVCPKGALVMLDPITNKHKYGKKLKDGDNMSNFISKILDCPPPQIIIAQKNKPLKETGEVQQGEADA; encoded by the coding sequence TTGAGTAAAAAACATAAATTTGTAATCTGTAATCCTGAGCTTTGCATAGGCTGTAAAGCCTGTATGAAAGCATGCGGTAAAGAGGCTTATAAACGCGGAAAACTAGCAAAACCAAGGCTTGACGTTATAAAAATGACAAACGGAGTTATGCCAAATCAATGCCGTCAGTGCGACGACGCGCCTTGCGCACTAGTATGTCCAAGCTCGGCTTTACGCAACGAAAATGGATATGTAGAAATGCATGAGCAACTTTGCATAGGCTGCGCTTTATGCGTAAATGCTTGCCCATATGGCGCGATTCATCTTGATAGCTTAGAGATCCCATCAAATGGATCAAATTTAGATGAAATGGACGTGTGCGGCGACGGCTTTATGAGCGTAGCGATAAAATGCGATATCTGCGATGGCGGAAATGAAGGAAGCGCTTGCGTAGAAGTCTGTCCAAAAGGCGCTTTAGTAATGCTTGATCCTATAACAAATAAACACAAATACGGTAAAAAACTAAAAGACGGTGATAATATGTCAAATTTTATATCTAAAATTCTAGATTGCCCGCCGCCGCAAATCATAATAGCGCAAAAAAACAAACCTCTAAAAGAGACCGGGGAAGTGCAGCAAGGAGAAGCAGATGCTTGA
- a CDS encoding Opr family porin, giving the protein MKKSTFLLISMIASMALANSDTLQSALKDGKFSGDISAFSETRHINEGQKSVYYNNTSYIIGSVGLKYESDFYKNFKFVTGFRGTAPLYEKDKNYKTLHGTGDSTERIYEDDRMMLSNLYLEYNAYDTSVKVGRQEMITDWVGKINDGVRVTNNSIENLTLDAIWTRAQGRVYMKEMWGFKSINKDNGGLFNLGGTYKFDNGLGFKAYGLYADEIFSAFGAKIIYDGQVSDELGVGGTIHYAQSDEDKNKDDGSVFEGLLYAKYLDTKLTLGYVKSGKEIGWGSLNTAGDQIVQFEEGDVMYERDVKTFYAMLSTSIADLSVTGIFGTTEYKLKGGDDTNYRQNEFSAWLSYPIMKNLQGLLIYDQVFKAQAGYPSLTQVGVGLIYSF; this is encoded by the coding sequence ATGAAAAAAAGTACATTTTTGCTTATTTCAATGATCGCTAGTATGGCTTTGGCTAATAGCGATACGTTGCAAAGTGCGCTTAAAGACGGTAAATTTAGCGGAGATATCTCCGCTTTTTCAGAAACTCGTCATATAAATGAAGGTCAAAAAAGCGTTTATTATAATAATACATCGTATATCATAGGTTCTGTTGGCTTAAAATACGAAAGTGATTTTTATAAAAATTTCAAATTCGTAACAGGCTTTAGAGGTACGGCTCCTCTATACGAAAAAGATAAAAATTATAAAACATTACACGGTACCGGAGATTCCACAGAGAGAATTTACGAAGACGATAGGATGATGTTATCAAATTTGTATTTAGAATACAACGCGTATGATACGTCCGTTAAAGTAGGTCGTCAAGAGATGATAACTGACTGGGTCGGTAAGATAAATGACGGAGTTAGAGTGACAAATAACTCTATCGAAAATTTGACTTTGGACGCTATTTGGACACGCGCTCAAGGTAGAGTTTATATGAAAGAGATGTGGGGCTTTAAAAGTATAAATAAAGATAACGGCGGACTTTTTAACCTCGGCGGAACTTATAAATTTGATAACGGGCTTGGATTTAAAGCGTACGGTTTGTACGCGGATGAGATATTTTCAGCTTTTGGCGCAAAGATAATCTATGATGGACAAGTAAGCGATGAGCTTGGTGTCGGTGGTACCATTCACTACGCCCAAAGCGACGAAGATAAAAACAAAGACGATGGTAGCGTTTTTGAAGGATTACTCTATGCTAAATACTTAGATACAAAACTTACTTTAGGATATGTGAAATCAGGTAAAGAGATCGGCTGGGGGAGTTTAAATACGGCTGGAGATCAAATCGTTCAATTTGAAGAAGGCGATGTAATGTACGAAAGAGACGTTAAGACGTTTTATGCGATGTTATCAACAAGCATAGCAGATCTTTCGGTAACTGGTATATTTGGTACGACGGAGTATAAACTTAAGGGCGGCGATGATACGAATTATAGACAAAATGAATTTAGCGCATGGCTTAGTTATCCTATAATGAAAAATTTACAAGGACTTTTGATATATGATCAAGTATTTAAAGCTCAAGCGGGATATCCTAGTTTGACTCAAGTCGGCGTCGGGCTGATTTATAGTTTTTAA
- a CDS encoding proton-conducting transporter membrane subunit, which produces MDILFLILLLPLVSALILFVSPLNVKVLNLLHILCSAAVSLALLCSISKVLSLGAIYAFNDMLFLDSLGAVFLVLISLTGFCVNLYSTSYFKWQLNSNSLNLKQIKTNFCLSHITTFAMTLSCISNNMAIMWAALEATTLATVFMVALKGDKRSLESGYKYIIICSVGLAFAMFATILLYASSLNTLHDEKNAILFSNLILHASSLNPDVLKLIFIFALIGFGTKAGLVPTHTWLPDAHAQGPAPTSAMLSGIVIKCAMLGLLRYYAIASNATGGNFSEQIMLISGTLTLFVSAFFLIRQHDVKRMFAYHSVAHMGVIAFALGVGGKIGVFAAVFHCAAHSFTKALAFLTTGNTARIYGTNDMSKMGCMIHIAPLTTVLFGISICSLVGVPGFAIFVSEFLTFKAAVLSGQYAAIVLFALALTIIFIADFSHFFMASFGEVKGEVKFKSEMSLWENLPLIALAFLIISFGIWQFDNFWILVQNSVTMIKGN; this is translated from the coding sequence ATGGATATTTTATTTTTAATTCTACTGCTTCCTTTGGTATCGGCTCTCATTTTATTTGTATCTCCTTTAAATGTAAAAGTTTTAAACCTTTTGCATATACTTTGCAGCGCCGCAGTATCTTTAGCACTACTTTGTTCTATAAGTAAAGTTTTAAGCTTGGGTGCCATATATGCATTTAACGATATGTTGTTTTTAGACTCTTTAGGAGCTGTTTTTTTAGTACTTATAAGTTTGACTGGATTTTGTGTAAATTTATACTCGACTAGCTATTTTAAGTGGCAGTTAAACTCAAATTCTTTAAATTTAAAACAGATAAAAACAAATTTCTGTTTATCTCATATAACCACGTTTGCTATGACTCTAAGCTGTATTAGCAATAATATGGCGATAATGTGGGCCGCTCTTGAAGCAACCACTTTAGCAACGGTATTTATGGTGGCGCTAAAAGGTGATAAACGCTCACTTGAAAGCGGATACAAATATATAATCATCTGCTCGGTCGGCTTAGCATTTGCTATGTTTGCAACCATACTTTTGTACGCTTCTAGTTTAAATACTTTACATGATGAGAAAAATGCGATTTTGTTTTCAAATTTAATACTTCACGCAAGTAGCTTAAATCCCGATGTTTTAAAACTTATATTTATATTTGCTTTAATCGGTTTTGGAACAAAAGCGGGCTTAGTGCCTACTCATACTTGGCTCCCTGATGCTCACGCTCAGGGTCCAGCTCCAACTTCAGCTATGCTTAGCGGAATCGTTATAAAATGCGCCATGTTAGGACTTTTGCGTTACTACGCTATCGCTTCAAATGCAACCGGAGGTAATTTTAGCGAACAAATAATGTTGATAAGCGGTACATTAACGCTTTTCGTATCTGCGTTTTTTCTTATCAGACAACATGATGTAAAAAGAATGTTCGCTTACCATTCAGTAGCACATATGGGAGTTATAGCTTTTGCTCTTGGAGTCGGTGGAAAAATAGGCGTTTTTGCAGCCGTTTTCCACTGTGCGGCTCACAGCTTTACAAAAGCTTTAGCATTCCTAACCACAGGAAACACTGCTAGAATTTACGGGACAAACGATATGAGTAAAATGGGGTGTATGATACATATCGCTCCGCTCACAACCGTTTTGTTTGGCATATCTATCTGCTCACTCGTAGGAGTTCCTGGTTTTGCTATCTTTGTAAGTGAGTTTTTGACGTTTAAAGCCGCTGTTTTAAGCGGTCAGTACGCTGCTATCGTATTATTTGCGCTGGCTTTAACTATCATCTTTATAGCCGATTTTTCACATTTTTTTATGGCAAGTTTTGGTGAAGTTAAAGGTGAAGTTAAATTTAAATCAGAAATGAGTTTATGGGAAAATTTACCGCTTATCGCATTAGCATTTTTGATAATCAGCTTTGGCATATGGCAGTTTGATAACTTTTGGATATTAGTACAAAACAGCGTCACAATGATAAAAGGAAACTAA
- a CDS encoding respiratory chain complex I subunit 1 family protein, which yields MEAVLLMILQLFVALALTPLFDGIARNLRGKIQSRKGSPILQTYYDIFKLLKRSRTAPNCVHWFFKFSPYMLFSVCAMLVMMIPITYGGSANAGAVSDIIVVVYLVALFRFIFGVASLDSANPYAAVGASRESLIAIYIEPIMIICLVVIAMLAKTTNLAIIKELIQNAEIGYSSASYAVASVAFLWAMYVETGRKPFDLAEAEQEVQEGVIGEYSGKDLALVEMALMLKQFAMISFFIVMFVPIGFSSPFLTLIVHLILVGLFYVGAILMDNFGPRFRIISSLKFNSACILFISLISLSLYVVGV from the coding sequence ATGGAAGCTGTTTTACTAATGATTTTACAACTTTTTGTTGCATTGGCGCTTACTCCGTTGTTTGATGGTATAGCTAGAAATCTGCGTGGTAAAATTCAAAGTCGCAAAGGTTCACCGATATTACAGACGTACTATGATATATTTAAACTTTTAAAACGTTCTCGCACGGCTCCAAACTGCGTGCATTGGTTTTTTAAATTTAGTCCGTATATGCTTTTTAGCGTTTGTGCTATGCTTGTGATGATGATACCTATAACTTATGGCGGATCGGCAAACGCCGGAGCAGTTAGCGATATCATAGTCGTGGTTTATCTAGTTGCGCTTTTTAGATTTATCTTTGGAGTCGCAAGCTTAGATAGTGCAAATCCTTACGCAGCAGTAGGAGCTAGTAGAGAGAGTCTTATAGCTATCTATATAGAGCCTATAATGATAATTTGTTTAGTAGTGATAGCAATGCTTGCAAAAACAACAAATCTTGCTATCATAAAAGAGCTTATACAAAACGCGGAAATAGGCTACTCAAGCGCATCTTACGCAGTAGCAAGTGTAGCATTTTTGTGGGCGATGTATGTTGAAACAGGAAGAAAACCGTTTGATCTTGCAGAAGCCGAGCAAGAAGTACAAGAGGGCGTCATCGGCGAATACAGTGGAAAAGATCTGGCTTTAGTGGAAATGGCTCTTATGCTAAAACAGTTTGCTATGATAAGCTTTTTCATAGTTATGTTTGTTCCTATCGGTTTTTCAAGCCCATTTTTAACTCTCATTGTTCATCTTATTTTAGTGGGGCTTTTTTATGTAGGAGCGATTTTGATGGACAACTTTGGACCGAGATTTAGGATAATTTCAAGCTTGAAATTTAACTCAGCTTGCATACTTTTTATATCTCTTATATCTCTTAGCCTCTATGTAGTAGGAGTATGA
- a CDS encoding HAL/PAL/TAL family ammonia-lyase, which yields MKSFVILSAVAALALSLSASSVTLDGNSVTSRDIVDIANGAKVGIDQNAFSKVKKAHEILLNAAKDGQKIYGLTVGVGLNKDKNFVDAKGNLDPEVIKASTDFNIGLIHAHCGGVGEDLPLQTVRAILATRLNNMLFAGAGVQEEVVHLYQEFLNQDILPVMPSSGSMGEADITILGHIGLAMLREGKVYYKGVKMDAGEALQKAGLKKLSPFGKDSLSIVSSNAYSAALANLALEDFKQAFEVSKTVFALSLEALNGNVAPFLPEATSLRPYPSFVSTAKEIREILKGSYLWEQNGERALQDPLSYRDATYLFAALKSSIDELEKLMKIQLNSSDDNPGIYIGKSPKDASFQENKLFTSGGAVVPTSNFEPLLWVVEFEKASIVLAHNSKASSHRTIKLSDDNFTHLSRFLGTDKTIHAFGAMQKPFVSLAGENEFLANPASLDYSPVAGNIEDVATNAPFVVQKFQKQIDNFYHILGMELIHAAQAIDLRKQKDPNLKLSKSTQKLYDEYRKVVEFMNIDRPLSDDFKNSAKFLKNYK from the coding sequence ATGAAAAGTTTTGTGATTTTATCTGCTGTGGCAGCGTTGGCTCTTAGTTTGAGTGCTAGTAGTGTAACATTAGATGGCAATAGCGTAACGTCTCGCGATATAGTAGATATAGCAAACGGGGCAAAGGTAGGCATTGATCAAAATGCTTTTTCAAAAGTAAAAAAAGCACACGAAATTTTGCTTAACGCGGCAAAAGATGGCCAAAAAATTTATGGACTAACAGTCGGCGTCGGTCTTAATAAAGATAAAAATTTCGTTGATGCAAAGGGAAATTTAGATCCAGAAGTCATCAAAGCATCAACGGATTTTAATATAGGTCTTATACACGCTCATTGCGGCGGTGTCGGCGAAGATCTACCGCTTCAAACGGTAAGAGCGATCCTTGCAACTAGACTTAATAATATGCTTTTTGCCGGAGCTGGTGTTCAAGAAGAGGTCGTGCATCTTTATCAGGAGTTTTTAAATCAAGACATACTTCCTGTTATGCCAAGTAGTGGTTCAATGGGAGAAGCCGATATCACTATACTCGGACACATCGGTCTTGCGATGTTGAGAGAGGGCAAGGTCTATTATAAAGGTGTAAAAATGGACGCTGGTGAGGCTTTGCAAAAAGCAGGGCTTAAAAAACTATCACCTTTTGGTAAAGATAGTCTATCTATAGTAAGTTCAAACGCTTACTCAGCAGCGCTTGCAAATCTTGCGCTTGAAGATTTTAAGCAAGCATTTGAAGTTTCAAAAACAGTATTTGCACTCAGTTTAGAGGCTTTAAACGGTAATGTTGCTCCATTTTTACCAGAAGCTACTAGTTTAAGACCTTATCCAAGCTTTGTTTCAACTGCAAAAGAGATAAGGGAGATCTTAAAAGGTAGCTATTTGTGGGAACAAAACGGCGAGAGAGCTTTGCAAGATCCGCTTAGTTATAGAGACGCTACGTATTTGTTTGCCGCACTTAAAAGCAGTATTGACGAATTAGAAAAACTAATGAAAATTCAGCTAAATTCTTCAGACGATAATCCGGGAATTTACATAGGAAAAAGTCCAAAAGATGCTAGTTTTCAAGAAAATAAACTATTTACAAGCGGCGGTGCAGTTGTTCCTACATCAAATTTCGAGCCGTTACTTTGGGTAGTTGAGTTTGAAAAAGCATCTATAGTTTTAGCTCATAACTCAAAAGCTTCATCGCATAGAACTATAAAATTATCAGACGATAATTTCACCCATCTTAGCAGATTTTTAGGCACCGATAAAACTATCCATGCTTTTGGAGCTATGCAAAAACCTTTTGTGTCATTAGCTGGTGAAAATGAATTTCTAGCAAATCCTGCTTCGCTTGATTACTCTCCCGTAGCAGGAAATATAGAAGATGTTGCGACAAATGCACCGTTTGTAGTTCAAAAGTTCCAAAAACAGATAGATAACTTTTATCATATTTTAGGTATGGAACTCATCCACGCAGCCCAAGCTATCGATCTAAGAAAACAAAAAGATCCAAATTTAAAATTATCAAAATCTACGCAAAAATTATATGACGAGTATAGAAAAGTTGTTGAGTTTATGAATATAGATAGACCTTTAAGCGATGATTTCAAAAATTCGGCGAAATTTTTGAAAAATTATAAATAA
- a CDS encoding proton-conducting transporter membrane subunit — translation MLEIIYTSFFLVGIICLVLYRVPKIALYIGLAIPCIISIFSTIYFIKNINSTYGFKLAGNFLFSPHFIITPLSGFFSFIITFIAIGICIYTIGYIKEFKDRGNLAVFAALFNFFILSMLLVVSSSDVFSFIVLWEIMTLISALLLKFNDEKHSNKTVMIYLSIAQIGAFCILIALLFISYFAGSFSFMQWSKLDIDPTVATCILILLLIGFGSKIGMFPFHVWAPLVYPLAPSNVAGMLSGIMSKMAIFGIIQFSVILPITSGFALSVVALGAISALIGITYALIQNDYIKLISYSSVENLGIIMLGVGVGFYGISIAEPTLVLLGFIGALFHVLNHSTFKSLLFLGSGSIYSVTRTKNMNSLGGLARKMPFTALFFLIGAISISALPPLNGFISEWFIYRSMFMGALDDSIASRLIFALAIICLALTGAMVVYAFIKLYGVIFAGTPKDENIHNRACEKSFFMPFGMFILAFSSIYFAVFANNIILFLGNVVLYLVPQTMYSMNINVISMPAIMILLMFALALPFLLFGLFGANMSKVRASEPWACGFKFSPQMSMNSNSFVGDFKRLISKVIKFKTETKQQNYFSNVDYKTGTEDVWWKILYEPIIKFNMLIADKIGAFQNGRSSFYVVYILVYLYAMLVVGFYFLGA, via the coding sequence ATGCTTGAAATAATTTATACGTCGTTCTTTTTGGTAGGAATTATATGCTTAGTTCTTTATAGAGTGCCGAAAATCGCTCTTTATATTGGACTTGCGATACCTTGCATAATATCCATATTTAGCACGATATATTTTATAAAAAATATCAATTCAACTTACGGTTTTAAATTAGCAGGAAATTTCTTATTTTCTCCACATTTTATTATAACTCCGCTTAGCGGATTTTTTAGTTTTATCATAACTTTTATAGCAATTGGTATCTGCATATATACAATAGGATATATAAAAGAGTTTAAAGACAGGGGAAATCTCGCTGTTTTTGCAGCTTTATTTAACTTTTTTATCCTTTCTATGCTGCTTGTAGTTTCTAGCTCAGATGTTTTTAGTTTCATTGTTTTATGGGAAATTATGACTTTAATATCTGCTCTTTTGCTTAAATTTAATGATGAAAAACATAGCAATAAAACAGTGATGATATATCTTAGCATAGCACAAATAGGAGCATTTTGCATACTTATAGCGCTTCTTTTTATCTCATACTTTGCCGGAAGCTTCTCATTTATGCAATGGAGCAAACTAGATATAGATCCAACAGTCGCTACTTGTATTCTTATTCTGCTCTTAATAGGATTTGGCAGCAAAATCGGAATGTTTCCGTTTCACGTATGGGCACCGCTTGTTTATCCGTTGGCTCCATCAAACGTAGCAGGAATGTTAAGCGGTATTATGTCTAAAATGGCAATATTCGGAATTATTCAATTTAGCGTTATTTTGCCTATAACTTCTGGATTTGCTCTTAGTGTTGTAGCATTAGGAGCCATTAGCGCGCTGATTGGTATAACTTACGCTTTGATACAAAATGATTATATAAAATTAATATCATATAGCTCAGTTGAAAACTTAGGTATTATTATGCTTGGAGTTGGAGTTGGGTTTTACGGTATTAGCATAGCTGAGCCGACTCTAGTTTTGCTTGGGTTCATAGGAGCTTTATTTCACGTGCTTAATCACTCAACATTTAAATCATTGCTATTTTTAGGTTCAGGAAGCATATATAGCGTCACTAGAACAAAAAATATGAACTCTCTTGGAGGGCTTGCTAGAAAAATGCCTTTTACTGCGCTATTTTTTCTAATAGGAGCCATTAGTATATCCGCTCTTCCTCCGCTAAATGGATTTATCAGCGAATGGTTTATTTATAGATCTATGTTTATGGGAGCGCTTGATGATAGTATAGCTTCAAGACTGATTTTTGCTCTTGCTATCATATGTTTAGCGCTTACTGGAGCTATGGTAGTTTATGCTTTTATCAAACTTTACGGAGTTATATTTGCCGGGACACCAAAAGATGAAAACATACATAACAGAGCTTGTGAAAAATCATTCTTTATGCCATTTGGCATGTTTATACTAGCTTTTAGTTCTATTTATTTTGCTGTTTTTGCAAATAATATAATTCTATTCTTAGGAAACGTAGTTTTATATTTAGTACCTCAAACCATGTATAGCATGAACATAAATGTTATTTCAATGCCTGCTATAATGATTTTACTTATGTTTGCTTTAGCACTTCCGTTTCTGCTTTTTGGACTATTTGGAGCAAATATGAGCAAAGTCAGAGCAAGCGAACCTTGGGCTTGCGGATTTAAATTTAGTCCGCAAATGAGCATGAACTCAAATTCGTTTGTCGGGGATTTTAAAAGACTTATTAGCAAAGTTATCAAATTTAAAACAGAAACTAAGCAGCAAAATTACTTTAGTAATGTAGATTATAAAACCGGCACTGAAGATGTTTGGTGGAAGATTTTATACGAGCCGATTATCAAGTTTAATATGCTTATAGCTGATAAAATAGGTGCTTTTCAAAACGGAAGAAGTAGCTTTTATGTTGTATATATACTAGTTTATCTCTATGCTATGCTAGTAGTTGGATTTTACTTTTTGGGGGCTTAA